Part of the Candidatus Limnocylindrales bacterium genome, TGGTCGAGCAGCGCGTCGGTTGCCGCCGCCAGCTCGACCGCCGTGCCTGCGAGCTCGACCGCCGCGCCATGCTCGCCGCGACGCGCGAGCGCCTCGGCGCGCACGCCGCGCCATGCGATCGCAGCCTTGAGATCGTCGCCTGCCAGCAGCTCGCTTTCGTACGAGAGCGCTTCGGCCTCGGCATCGCGTCCTTGCGCGAGCAGTGCGCGCGCGAGCAGCGCCGATGCCTGTGCAGCGCCGATGCCGAGTCCGAGCTCGCGCAAACCTTCGTAGGCACCGCGCAGGTTTCTCTCCGCGGCCGACGCATCACCTTCGAGAAGCTCGACGAGCCCGGCGGACACGTCGGTCTCGAGCACACGCTGCGTGATGCCGAGCTCTTCGACCATCTTGTGAGCGGACGCGATCATCCGGCGCGCTGCTTCGGTGCGGCCGCGCAGGGCCTCGAGCACGCCCTGGCACGACAACGCAACCGCTTCTACGGCCGGCGCACCCTGCGTGATGCGCAGAACGCGCACGACGTCGAGACAGCGGCCGCTCGCGCGCGTGACGGGACTCGGTCCCCACAGCGCCGCGACCGGTGCGATCGCAAGCACGGTATTCGCGCGTCGCCGGTCTCCGGCACCGCGGGCTGCGGCCAGCGCGCGATCGAGCGCAGCCTCGCAGCTTCCGACTTCGCCGAGCCGCGCGAGCGCGAGCGCGTGCACGAAATGCGCTTTGGCCTCGCCGGCCGAGTCGCCGAGCGCAGCCAGCTGTTGTGCAGCGGCGGAAACGGAGCGCGCCGCATCCTGTAGCCCTTGCGGCGAGGTCAGCACCGTCAGCTGCCCGGCAAAGCAGACATGCCAGGCCGAAAGCCGCCTGGTCACGTTCGTTTCGTCGGCTGTCGTCGTCAGGCCCGAGGCCGCTGGTCTGGTAAATCGGCTGAGCTCTTCGATGGCAGTCTTTGCCTGGCCGACGTCTCCGGCGCTGAGCAGAGACTCGCACCAGTCGAGCGCAAGCTCAGCGCGCGCCGTGTCGCACGCGTCGAGACACGCAATGGCTCTTCCGAGCAGACTCGCAGCCAGCGGCACGTCGTCGCCGCCGAGCGCGCGCCGTCCGGCGGCCGCGAGCCGACTCGCCGCGCGCTCGCCGAGCACCGTGGTTTTCTGATCGCGCTGGCCGAGCTCGCACAGAAGCCGGTGCGCCTGTTCGAGATGACGCCCGACGGTTTCATCGTGCTCGGGCGTGTCGGCGACCTTCGCTTCGATCCACTCGGCAAGCTCGGCGTGCAGCTCCGCGCGTTTGCCCTTGAGCAGCCGCCGATAGGCCGCATCGCGGATCAGCACGTGATGGAAGCGCAGCACCGGCTCGCCGAGGAACCAGCCGGTGTCGGGCTCGATCAGCTCGGTGCGGCGCAGCGCCTCCAGCCGCGCGTCGAGGTCGCTGCCGGTCGATCCCAGAAGCGCGCAGACCGCGCTTCGCGAGAAGTGCCTGCCGACGACGGAAGCGTGCTCGAGCACCGTGCGCTCTTCCGGACGCAGCCGTTCGATACGCGCCGCGAGCAGTGCGTGAATCGTCGGCGGCATCTCGAGCGCGGCGAGGTTGGCGCCGACGACCCAGCGGTCGCCCTGGCGCTCGATCGCACCTTCGTCCACGAGCATGCGCACGAGCTCGCCGACGAACAGCGGATTGCCTTCGGTCGTGGAAAGCACCTTGGCAACCACGGTCGCCGGAAGGTCGCTCGCGCCGATCACGCTCGCCGCAAGCCGCATCGCCGCACCCGCATCGAGACCGCCAAGCGTGATGACGTCGGAGACGAGGCCGCCGCGTGTGACCAGCGACGAGCGCAGGTCACGCAGCTCGGGCCGTGCGCCGACGAGCACCAGCAACGGCACGCCGCTTCCCCACTGCACGAGATGCTCGACCAGATCGAGAAGCAGCGGCTCGGCCCAGTGCAGGTCGTCGATCACGAGCACGACCGGCCTGCTGCTCGCAAGCCCGGTCAGGAAACGACGAATGACGAAAAACGTCTCCTCCGGCGACGCCGGAGAACCGGCGAGGAGCGCTGCGATGCCCGAGGCTATTCGCGACCGCTCGGCATCGCTCGCCGGGATCGCCGCCTCGACCGCGCTGCGCAGTGCAACGCCGTCGTCCATCGATTCGTTCGACTCGACCATGCGCGCGCCGAGGAGCTCGCGCAGTGCGCCGGCGATTGGAGCGAATGTCTTTCCGCCGGCCGCATCGCACTGAGCGACGACCGTAGTCGCATTGTCGCCGAGCGAGCTCGTGATTTCGGCGATCAGTCGCGACTTTCCAAGACCCGGCGAGCCCAGCAGCACAGCCAGCCGGGCGGCGGGCTGCGCCACCGCTGCGTCGAAGATCGCGGTGATCCTGCCCATCTCCTTGCTGCGTCCGACGAATGCGGCGGTTGCGACACCGCTCGGCCGTTCGAGCGAGACCACGCGCCAGGCCTTGACCTGTTCCGCCCGGCCCCGGAGCGTGAAGCTGCCGAGCGGCTCCAGCGTCACATGCGCGGCAACCAGGCGGCGCGTCGTCTCGCCGACGACGACGTCTCCTGCCTGCGCTTCCTGCTGGAGGCGGGCCGCAACGTTGACGGGATCGCCGAGCACATCGGTATTGTCGCCGCTGACGACGACTTCGCCGGTATTGATGGCGACGCGCAGGTCGATGTCGGCGTGCTCGCGCGCGAGCTGCCGGAAGGCCTGCTGCATCTCGATCCCCGCGTGCACTGCGCGAATCGCATCGTCTTCGGCGACGTGCGGCACGCCGAACGCCGCCATCACGCCGTCGCCGAGAAGCTTGACGAGCGTGCCGCCGTGCGCATCGATCGCCGCGCGCATCGCGCTGTAGTAACTCTCCATGAATGAGCGCACCGACTCGGGATCGAGGCGCTCGTGCAGCGCGGTCGAACCAGCGAGATCCGCGAACAGAATCGTGACGATCTTGCGCGCGTCCGACTGCGGCGTCGGGACCGCTGCATGGCCGGCGCTGATGATCGGCGGAGCCGCCTGCTTGGGCGGACCGCCGATCGGCGTTCCGCACTCGTTGCAGAAGCGCGAGCCGGGCGGCGGCGTGACGCCGCAGCCAGGGCATGCGATCGCAAGCCTTGCTCCACAGTCATTGCAGAAAGCCGATCCTGCCGGAGGCTCGTGGCCGCACTGCGCGCACGTCATGGCGTAGTCCAGATCACATCCATCAGGCGCGCGCGGTGGGCATCCGCTCAGGCGCAGCCGCCGTCAGCAGGTCGAGTGATGGGATCAGTGCAGGAGAAACCGAAATTCCCATGCGCCTGACTAACAGACCGTCCGAACTGTGGCGAGTCGTGGCAAAAGACTGGCCGCCGGCTTGGGACCGAGGTCGTGCCATGATCAAACGCGCGACGGCCACACCTGCTGCGATTCATCGACCGCTCTTTTTTCCGCACATGAAAATGGCGCACTCCCCGGCTGTCGAAACGGGGCTGAATGCCGAGGAGATCGAATGAAAACCTTCGTGACCATGGCATTGACGGCGATGCTCTGTGCAATGCCCAGAGCTTTGCACTCGGCGCCGGAACATACGCGACGTTGACGGGCGACTCCGTGACAGTCGGTGGAAAGTTGAAAGTGGAATTCCTTTACGGATTCACCCCGACCGCGGGCGACAGCTTCACGATCATCCGAAGCACGTCACCGATCGCCGGCAGCTACCGAAGGCTTGTGGAAGGCTCGATGGTCGCGCGCGTCGGTGATGTCGGGCTGTATCTCGCCTACGGACGTGACGGAACAGGGCAGACACCCGAGCACGTGCTGCTGGCGAGGCAGATCGGGTCCTGAGGTACTTCCCCGCGCCGGAGCTCGGCGCTCTGACGTTTCGAATGCACCGCCGCCGCGCGTGCCGATCTGCAGCCCGAAACCGAAAACGGCCCGCCTCCGACTGGAGCGCGGGCCGTTTTGCCTGCGGCGGGAAGTCCCATGCGTCGCAGGCGGAATTCTTCGCCGGAATGCGGGGACGGCACGATTCGCGCCGTCCCCGGGTATCAGACCACTACGGAGCCATGCACTGCAGGCCGCAATGCAGCCCGTTTCCGAGTCCGACGGCCGTATGCAGGACACTCAGCGCATCGCTGGCGCCGACTCTTCCGTCGTCGTCCACGTCGCACGCGCAATTGCCTTCGTCCTCGCACTCGCCGTTCTCGCACTGTTCGTCGCTGTCGCAGTCGGCATTCGTCGAACAGACGTCGTTGTCGGCGCACTGGCCGCCACTGCAGGTTTCGCCTGAGTCGCAGTCGGCGTTCGTCGAGCAGGTGCCGTCGTCGACGCAAGCATTGTTCTCGCACAGCTCGCCGCTGTCGCAGTCGGCATCGCTGGAGCAGAGGTCAATGTCGTCATCCACGCAAGCACCTTCGAAGCACTGCTCTCCGCTGTCGCAGTCCGTGTTCGTGCTGCAGATGTCGTCGTCATCGACGCACAGCTGGTTGTGGCATTGCTCGTCGCTGTCACAGTCGGCGTTGGTCGTGCAGAGATCGTCGTCGTCGACGCAGGCGCCGAGATGGCACTTCTCGTCGCTGTCGCAGTCGGCGTTGGTGCTGCAGATGTCGTCGTCGTCGACGCACAGCGCGTTGTGGCACTGCTCGTCGATGTGACAGTCGGCATTCGTGCTGCAGACGTCCTCGTTCTCGCACTCGCCGTTCATGCAGATCTCGTCGCAGTCGCAGTCGGCATTGGTGCTGCAGGCGTCGTCGTCGGAGCATACGCCGTTCAGACACTGATCGCCGGACTCGCAGTCCGCGTTGGTGGTGCACACGACGTCGTTATCGACGCAGGAACCGCCTACGCACTGGCCGTCGGAGTCACAGTCGGCGTTCGTGGTGCACGAGAGATCGTCGTCTTCGCAGGTGCCGTTGTGGCATTCCTCGATGCCGTCGCAATCGCTGTTCGTCGTGCAGACGTCGTCGTCCTCGCACTCGCCCTGGCTGCACTTCTCGTCGAAGTCGCAGTCGGAGTTCGTCGTGCAATGGTCGTTGTCCTCGCACTCGCCGGCCATGCAGGTCTCGTCGGAGTCGCAGTCGGCGTTGGTCGTGCACTGGTCATTGTCCTCGCACTCGCCGGCCAAGCAGGTCTCGTCGGAATCGCAGTCGGCGTTGGTCGTGCACTGGTCGTTGTCCTCGCATTCGCCGCCGCTGCAGATCTCGTCGGAGTCGCAGTCCGCGTTCGTCGTGCACTGGTCGTTATCTTCATCCTCGCATTCGCCGCCACTGCAGACTTCGTCGAAATCACAATCGGCGTTGGTCGTGCACTGGTCGTCGCTGTCGACGCAGTTACCGCTGCTGCAGACCTCGTCGGAGTCGCAGTCGGCGTTCGTCGTGCACTGGAGGTTGTTGCCGACGCAGCTGCCGTCGCTGCAGATCTCATCGAAGTCGCAATCGGCGTTCACGTTACACGTGTTGTCTCCGCCGTCGTCGTCGTCGCCATCGCCGCCATCGTCATCGTCATCATCGCTGTCGGTGACACCGCTGGTCCCGGTCAGGCTGGCGCGCAGATTGTCCCCGCCGTCGTCGTCATCGTCGTCTCCGTCGCCACCGCCACCGCCACCCACGCAAATGGCGTTTCCGACGGCAACACGCAGGACACGCAGCGCATCCGTGGTATTGGGATTCTTACCGTTGGACTGGGGTTGGCCGCATTGGCCGTGATCGGCATACGCCGACGTGGCAACACCCAGCAGCAGCGCAACCCCGAAGGTGGCTGCCGCGAATATCAATAATTTTATTCGTTGCATCGTTGGCTCCTCGGGCGAGTGCGCCCTGTCGTTTTCCTGTCTGGAATCCCGACTCTGGACGCCGTGGAATCACCTGCAATCCCGTGGTCGGCCAAAGCGAAAAAAACTGTGTCGCAGTCGCCGGATCAGGGGGCAGATCGGGCGATATAGAGCCTCGCCTGCACGGTTCCGGTAAACGGCACCATTGCGGGAGCGGTTGTCTGTTCTGTGGATGCGAATTCGTGTGACGCAGGTCGCCGTAGGAAGAGGCTCACTTCCTTATATACAGGAAGATGGCCGGGACCCCGGAGAAACCCTTACACGCGACCAGATCGTACTTGTACGGAGCCACCACGGGGTGAGAACGACCACTCGCCGATAGCATCGCCGCACCGGAAGTCATCGGTGGTTGCGTATCCGCGTCGGATTCTTACGGGGTCTTCGCTTTGAATCCCGAAGCCTTGTTCTTTTTCGCGATCGAGAACTCCGAGCTCCAGCACGTGGCCGTGGTGTCGTTGAAGAGCTGAACGGTCACGCGCGGGTCCTGGTCGAAGAGCTCGGATGGGCTCATCGGGGGCGGCATCGGCACGGCACCGCCGCGCGCGGAGATCTGGATCTTCGCCTTCCCCGCGTCTCCGGCTTTGAGCTGCATCTTGTAGACTCCGCTCACGAGATCGTTGTCGTACGCGTACGTAAATCCATCGGGATCGTGATTCTCCCAGATAGGCGTCGGGTTGATCCGCAGAGTCGCAACCAGACGATCGACGCCACCGGTCGAGTCAGAGATGCAGAGCGTATAGACCGTGGAGTCGGTCGGATCGCCGAGGTCGGCCTGTGCGAACGCTGCACCGGCCCACTTCCACTTGATCGCATCCTTGCTGTCGGCGAGCTGGTTCTTGATCCCGAGCGACGTCTTTACTCCTGCAAGGCACGTCATCGCAGGACCTGGATACGAACAGTCATTCGCACAGCAGTCGCCATCGATCGAGTTTCCGTCGTCGCAGTCTTCGGTGGGATCCTTGATGCGATCGCCGCAGACGGGATCTCGACGGAACGCGTGCGTAACGGACGCCGAGACGTCGGCGTAGCCGACGGCCGCCCCGCTTTCGTTGATGTCATAGGCTGCTGCCTCCAATCCTCCGAATGTGCCGAGATCCTCGGTAAATCCCGCGCTGTAGAGAACAGCGCGCTGCTCTCCGATCACCGACTCACCGGCGACCTGGCCCGAGGCGTTCTGCGCATTGGGAAAAATTCGACCGAGGTCGGTCATCACTCCGCCGCTGTAGAGGAAGCCATGTCCTTCGGGCACGGAATTGTTCGACACGCCGATGATCGTACCGGCATCGTTGATGTTGATCGCGCTGCTGTAGGGTCCACCGAGGGTGCCGAGGTAAGTGTTCACGCCGCTGCTGGAGACGAACGCCTGGACCTGCGTGCTGCCGGGAAGGTTCGCGTCTCCGACGATCTGACCGGAGCTGTTGATCGAATGCGCGAACGAGCCGGGTACTCCAAACCCGAGATCCGTCATGACTCCGCCGCTGTAGACAAACGCATGAAACTCGGTGTCACCGGCGATCATCGAGTAGCCGACGATCTTCCCGTCATCGTTGATCGCCGTCGGGATGCTGATGCTCCCGCCAAGCGTACCGAGATCGGTCAGCACTCCGCCGCTGTAGAGGAATGCGTGCGTCTCCAGGTCGCCTGCCATGAGCGACTGCCCGACGACCTGCCCCGAGCTGTTGACTGCGGATGCGTAACTCTCGGTCCCCCCGAGGGTGCCGATATCGCTCATCACACCGGCGCTGTAGAGAAATGCGTGGACTTCAAGGTCGCCGGTAGTTTCGGCCCAGCCGGCAATCTGTCCGGCGCCGTTGATGACAAGCCCGGCACTGTCGTGTCCGCCGAACGTGCCCAGGTCGGTCATGATGCCGCCACTGTAGAAGAACGCGTGATCGTTCAGCGTGTCGAGGTCGGCATGACCCGTGATCTGTCCCGAATCGTTGATGGCATACGCTTCGCTGCTGGCCCCGCCGAGCGTGCCGAGGTCTGTAAGCGCCGGCGGCGTCGCGGCAGCGGAGGTCGTCAGAGTGGAAACCGCGAGCAGGATCAGCGGCAGAACGCGACCAGTCATCGGAACTCTCCTTTGGTTCGGACATGAGTAGACCGGACGTCGGCAGTCGGCGGCGCAGGATCGATGCGCCTGACTAACAGGCGGTCTGCGCTGTGGCGAGCAGCTCTGACCTGGTTGCACGGCGTGCTGGCCCAGGCCCACGCTACAGGTCGACGAACTCCACGCGATGGTTCGCGCTCGGATCCTGAGGCCACGGGCCTGCAACCAGAATAGCCAGACGCCCTTCGAGACCGTGTACTTTCGTCCACGACCGCACGTACTCGCTCCACGCGCCCGGGTCGGACGGCTCGCACACCGGGAACACACCGTACGAGAACTGGAGCTTCTGGCACGCGACGTGGTTCGGGCTCACCGCGATCGTCCACACCGGCAGACGGTGGCGCGACATGCGGCGCGCACTGGCGCCGCTCAGCGTAGGCACGAAGACCGCGACCGGGTTCGCGTAGGCAAGAGTAGCTTCGACACTGGCTGCGACCAGGTGCTCGGCCGCAACACCGGCCGGCGAGCCTGCCGCCTTGTGCAGCTCCTCGGCATGGATGCGCGGTCGCGCCGGATCGACCGCGGCGGCGATTCTCGCAAGCATCGCGATGGCTTCTACCGGAAAGCTTCCCGTCGCGGATTCGGCCGACAGCATGACGGCGTCGGTGCCGTCGAGGATGGCGTTGGCCACGTCGGTGGCTTCCGCACGCGTCGGCAGGCGGTGGCTCGTCATCGATTCGAGCATCTGGGTTGCAGTGATCACGGGTTTCGCGCGCAGGCAGGCGCGCCGCGCGATGTCTTTCTGCACGAGTGCGATCTTTTCGATCGGAATCTCCACGCCGAGGTCGCCTCGCGCGATCATCACGCCGTCGGACGCGGTGAGGATTTCGTCGAGGTGGTCGAGGGCACGCGATCGCTCGATCTTGGCGATGAGAAACGGGTCGTAGCCGAGCTCCCGCGCGGCGGTGCGCACCATTTCCACGTCGGCCGCGTTCTCGACGAACGACTGGCTGACCGCATCGACCCCGTGCTCGAGCGCAAACGCGAGGGCAGCACGATCGCGTTCGGTGAACGCGCTCATCCCGAGCGCGATGCCGGGCAGATTGAGGCCCTTGCGGCTGCTGAGCTCGCCGCCGGCCGTGACGATGCAGGCAACGTCGGAGCCGTGCACGCGCTCGACTCGAAGCTGGACGTAGCCGTCATTGAGGAACAGCGAGTCTCCGGCTTTCACCACTTCGGGCAGCCGGTCGAAACTGACCGACACTCGCTCCTGATTCCCCACTGCATCCTGTGTCGTGAGCGTGAACACGTCTCCCGATTTCAGCTGGATCGAGTCGGTCGCGAAACTGCCGATGCGCATCTTCGGCCCGGAAAGGTCGGCCATGATCGCCAGGCGACAGCCGGTACGCGACGAAGCCTCGCGCAGGTTCGCGATCACGCGCCGGTGGCTGTCGAAGTCTCCGTGAGAGAAGTTGAGCCTCGCGACGTTCATGCCCGCGAGGAGCATTGCTTCCATGACCTCGACCGACTGCGATGCCGGGCCGATGGTCGCGACGATCCTCGTCTTGTGGGCGGGCAGATTCATCGGGTGATCCATGGCTTCCTCATGCCTGCACCGCACCCTGCCGCAAAGGACCGGTGTTTCAAGCGGCTGCGCGCTCGGCCTGGCCTGGCGATTGCGCTCACCGTCGTCCAACTGGAAAACCCAGGTCGCAGATGAACTACGACGACGCATTCGACGCGACGCTTCGAGCGCGACACGGCCTGTTATCGCTCGAGGAGATTCGCGCGGCCGAGCGACGGCGTCAGGGCCGGCTGCTTCGCGACGATCCGGAGTGCTACGCGATGGTGGACGCTTT contains:
- the pyk gene encoding pyruvate kinase, which encodes MNLPAHKTRIVATIGPASQSVEVMEAMLLAGMNVARLNFSHGDFDSHRRVIANLREASSRTGCRLAIMADLSGPKMRIGSFATDSIQLKSGDVFTLTTQDAVGNQERVSVSFDRLPEVVKAGDSLFLNDGYVQLRVERVHGSDVACIVTAGGELSSRKGLNLPGIALGMSAFTERDRAALAFALEHGVDAVSQSFVENAADVEMVRTAARELGYDPFLIAKIERSRALDHLDEILTASDGVMIARGDLGVEIPIEKIALVQKDIARRACLRAKPVITATQMLESMTSHRLPTRAEATDVANAILDGTDAVMLSAESATGSFPVEAIAMLARIAAAVDPARPRIHAEELHKAAGSPAGVAAEHLVAASVEATLAYANPVAVFVPTLSGASARRMSRHRLPVWTIAVSPNHVACQKLQFSYGVFPVCEPSDPGAWSEYVRSWTKVHGLEGRLAILVAGPWPQDPSANHRVEFVDL
- a CDS encoding adenylate/guanylate cyclase domain-containing protein; translated protein: MTCAQCGHEPPAGSAFCNDCGARLAIACPGCGVTPPPGSRFCNECGTPIGGPPKQAAPPIISAGHAAVPTPQSDARKIVTILFADLAGSTALHERLDPESVRSFMESYYSAMRAAIDAHGGTLVKLLGDGVMAAFGVPHVAEDDAIRAVHAGIEMQQAFRQLAREHADIDLRVAINTGEVVVSGDNTDVLGDPVNVAARLQQEAQAGDVVVGETTRRLVAAHVTLEPLGSFTLRGRAEQVKAWRVVSLERPSGVATAAFVGRSKEMGRITAIFDAAVAQPAARLAVLLGSPGLGKSRLIAEITSSLGDNATTVVAQCDAAGGKTFAPIAGALRELLGARMVESNESMDDGVALRSAVEAAIPASDAERSRIASGIAALLAGSPASPEETFFVIRRFLTGLASSRPVVLVIDDLHWAEPLLLDLVEHLVQWGSGVPLLVLVGARPELRDLRSSLVTRGGLVSDVITLGGLDAGAAMRLAASVIGASDLPATVVAKVLSTTEGNPLFVGELVRMLVDEGAIERQGDRWVVGANLAALEMPPTIHALLAARIERLRPEERTVLEHASVVGRHFSRSAVCALLGSTGSDLDARLEALRRTELIEPDTGWFLGEPVLRFHHVLIRDAAYRRLLKGKRAELHAELAEWIEAKVADTPEHDETVGRHLEQAHRLLCELGQRDQKTTVLGERAASRLAAAGRRALGGDDVPLAASLLGRAIACLDACDTARAELALDWCESLLSAGDVGQAKTAIEELSRFTRPAASGLTTTADETNVTRRLSAWHVCFAGQLTVLTSPQGLQDAARSVSAAAQQLAALGDSAGEAKAHFVHALALARLGEVGSCEAALDRALAAARGAGDRRRANTVLAIAPVAALWGPSPVTRASGRCLDVVRVLRITQGAPAVEAVALSCQGVLEALRGRTEAARRMIASAHKMVEELGITQRVLETDVSAGLVELLEGDASAAERNLRGAYEGLRELGLGIGAAQASALLARALLAQGRDAEAEALSYESELLAGDDLKAAIAWRGVRAEALARRGEHGAAVELAGTAVELAAATDALLDHADARLALAAALRAAGRRSEADAEERRARELWDAKGATLLSERAQSAVVSATPAPAISGALQPPTKMRSAITDGRRLPRNFAIQNRHRLATVIASRDVQAIETVFRQDVEIIDHPHGRSYGYASMHERIRLMIAESVDSKWSYESLTPLGESLAVCRLCITTTGSSVDTASIGATDVAYVQVVEADNMGRARRVEIFAEDKLGEALVRLYERYAGQQPEGPARASAAQVARSIAAYDGRFDPGRVEKELSTSFRLIDHRSLA